From a single Lolium rigidum isolate FL_2022 chromosome 7, APGP_CSIRO_Lrig_0.1, whole genome shotgun sequence genomic region:
- the LOC124672627 gene encoding protein ACCELERATED CELL DEATH 6-like: MASPAEAETSPPSTPSTMSCATPRPPVAGPTLSPALLRAARSGDERRLVKELLADPSAPDLETAATAGGNTLLHVAASGAHAALATLVLRRAPGLLAARNAALDTPLHLAARAGAHKVVALLVASSPPTSSSLRALTRATNKRGETALHEAVRGGHEAAARALAAADSGLAGLCGGAGETPIYMAAAGGSLGMVRILLKSYSNDDDDKLPIVASCTGPGRRTALHAAALTSNEMTQELLQWNPALAKEIDSSGSTPLHYVASAGNISALKLLLRYDTSPAYVPDSNGLFPVHIAAKMGYGQLIYELSKHCPDFDEKLDSKGRNFLHIAVEHKKWKVVWHFCGTPELDRVVNAMDYEGNTALHLAVKNADQMIVSLLMSNKGALPNIVNNHGLTALDLAVLATDKGISYTLNPQVIILRCLAWTGAVLTPRRLDHFIDEFHIGRASGNELKKFSNIAQNLVVGSVLVSTVTFAAVFTLPGGNISDGHPHAGAPILSHRYTFKAFVMANTLAFVGSTLSTIWLTYAGSEHVHPLLRKLYMFFSVMSMEQATRSMVAAFALGAYVVLSPVSERIGIVVCLSTIATLLLRNPSNWQLGFLFMPIKRRLGWRGVFKAHLPQQTRSRLTVGVGSNFACLFLRRMLGMLFTYSFIFLLALL; the protein is encoded by the exons ATGGCCTCGCCTGCCGAGGCAGAGACCTCGCCGCCGTCGACACCGTCCACCATGTCCTGCGCGACGCCTCGGCCGCCGGTCGCCGGGCCAACCCTGAGCCCCgcgctcctccgcgcggcgcgcAGCGGCGACGAGCGGCGCCTCGTGAAGGAGCTCCTCGCGGACCCGTCCGCGCCCGACCTCGAGACCGCCGCCACCGCAGGAGGCAACACGCTCCTGCACGTGGCCGCGTCCGGCGCGCACGCGGCGCTGGCGACGCTCGTCCTCCGCCGTGCCCCCGGGCTCCTCGCCGCGCGCAACGCCGCTCTGGACACCCCGCTCCACCTCGCCGCTCGCGCCGGGGCACACAAGGTCGTCGCTCTCCTCGTCGCTTCCTCCCCACCCACCTCGTCCTCCCTGCGCGCCCTCACCCGCGCCACCAACAAGCGCGGCGAGACGGCGCTTCACGAGGCGGTGCGGGGCGGGCACGAGGCCGCCGCCCGTGCGCTGGCCGCTGCCGACTCGGGGCTCGCGGGGctgtgcggcggcgcgggggagacGCCCATTTACATGGCAGCGGCGGGAGGATCCCTTGGGATGGTGCGCATTCTTCTCAAGTCATACAGCAACGACGACGATGACAAGCTGCCCATAGTGGCTTCGTGCACGGGTCCGGGCAGGCGCACGGCGCTGCACGCCGCTGCGCTCACGAGCAACG AAATGACACAGGAACTGTTGCAGTGGAACCCAGCACTTGCAAAAGAAATTGACAGTTCAGGAAGTACTCCTCTCCATTATGTTGCATCTGCTGGAAACATTTCCGCACTGAAGCTGTTATTGAGATATGATACTTCTCCAGCCTATGTCCCAGATTCAAATGGATTGTTTCCTGTACATATTGCTGCTAAAATGGGATATGGTCAACTGATCTATGAACTCTCCAAACACTGCCCAGATTTTGATGAGAAGCTTGACAGTAAAGGAAGAAACTTCTTACATATTGCTGTTGAGCATAAGAAATGGAAAGTCGTTTGGCATTTCTGTGGTACCCCAGAACTCGACAGAGTGGTGAATGCCATGGATTATGAAGGGAATACAGCTCtgcatcttgcagtcaagaatgcAGACCAGATGATAGTGAGCCTTCTGATGTCAAATAAAGGTGCACTGCCAAATATAGTGAACAACCACGGCCTCACTGCCTTAGATCTTGCGGTACTAGCCACTGATAAAGGGATCAGTTATACACTG AATCCACAGGTCATTATACTTCGCTGTTTAGCATGGACAGGAGCTGTCCTTACTCCACGCCGCCTGGATCATTTCATAGATGAGTTCCACATTGGGAGAGCCTCTGGAAACGAGCTAAAGAAATTTAGCAACATTGCACAAAATTTAGTAGTTGGCTCGGTGCTTGTCTCAACAGTCACATTTGCAGCAGTATTCACTCTACCCGGTGGTAACATATCTGATGGTCATCCACACGCCGGTGCACCAATTTTATCACACAGATACACCTTCAAGGCATTTGTGATGGCGAACACACTTGCATTTGTCGGCTCCACGTTGTCCACCATCTGGCTCACCTATGCTGGATCAGAGCATGTTCATCCACTGCTTCGTAAACTCTACATGTTCTTCTCTGTAATGTCTATGGAGCAGGCGACGAGAAGTATGGTTGCAGCATTTGCACTGGGAGCTTATGTTGTTTTGAGCCCAGTTAGTGAGCGGATTGGCATTGTGGTATGCCTGTCTACCATCGCCACCCTATTGCTCCGTAACCCATCTAACTGGCAGCTGGGCTTCCTGTTTATGCCGATAAAGAGGAGATTGGGGTGGAGAGGAGTGTTTAAAGCCCATTTGCCGCAACAAACAAGGAGCCGGCTTACAGTAGGTGTTGGCTCCAATTTTGCATGCTTATTCCTACGAAGGATGCTTGGTATGCTATTTACATACAGCTTCATCTTTCTCTTAGCATTGCTATGA